AATAGCCTTACCACAGACACACAGTAGTATACataaatgcatacatatatgtgatggtatatatatacatagatgTTATGTACCATGTTTCTATCATGTCTGTGTAATTCTGCCTGCTCAGTCAGTCCTGTCCTTGCCCTCCCtcatcttaaaacaaaacaaacaaaaaaaaaaaaaaaaaaaaaaaaaaaaaacccaaacaagtGAATATATGAAATTCCAGTCCTTCTTTTAGTCCTTATACTTCTCTTTGGCCAATAGGAAATGGTCTCAATTTGGGAAATTAATTTCCTGCTGCGACTTGTGTTGATGCAGTTATACACTGCAGTTATACACTGAAGATATGAATCTGATCTGACTTTGTAAGAACAATACTACTCTGTGGGAAGcaaactttttatttctcttgtgaCTACAAACATTGTGGCTACAGTGTGGTAACAGGTGcttcaaaagcagcttttgtctCAGACAGACAGGGAGGCTTATCAGCAGAAGCACATCAGAATGATACTGTATGAAGAGAGAGGAATGCTTCAAACACATGCTGTTTGTCAAGGTAGATTCTTGAATTCTGGACAGATCACATAGCTATTTATTGCTCCTTCAGTTGTTGGCTTGGAAtattaaatattcatgtttcatattaaatattaaatattcttCTGAGAGCAAAAAAGATTTTGTCAGCATCCCTGACGGTCTGAAACTTTACAGTTGTAGAGGACCATGTGCATTATCTCTTCTGTTGTCGTTGTTTGTTCATTCtttggaaaattaaaacaagcacTTTGTAGAAGCTTAACACCTCAGGGTTTGTACTTCCTGTATCTGTTTCCTGAGATGATACACAGCCGTGTGCTGTTAGGATGGATATTAGGGATGAATATTATTCCCACTGACCCAAGATAAATCAGCGGTGAAGTCGTGTGTCTCTTGCCCTGTTTTGAATAGTAGATACATAGTCTATTTAATATTCTGTTTTGAACTTCTTGTTCTTATATATTCTcctctgtttttaatgtttttttttatatatatataatttgtaGAAGAataaagattttgttttctacGTTTGTACATGGATTATGCTGGTCTCAGTCTGTAGTAGCAGTGACTCAACTTAAAACTAACCAATAATAACTTATCTATTTGAGGGACTCCTGTTAAAGAATACAGAACATTACAAGGGATATGGGAAGTAATGTTTGTGGTCCCCTCCTTGATGAACTAACTCAAAAACAGATGCTGAAAacatattagaaaataaaacctgatCTCCATCTGTAGGATAGGGGCCCAAATTTAGCTTTATGCATACTGGCTttgagttttcattttaaaatgctgcttttttttttcaccactcAATTCACTCTTAAAAAATACGTGTTTCAAACATAAACTATCCAAACCTACCAACATTGTAGTTGCATTACCATTACTGAAAGTCATTGGCATCGTCTTTTTTAACAGCTACAGGTAGTAAATGCCACCTGCTTTAACAACTGTAAATTGGAGACAGAGTTTACCTTGGAAAGGAAATACCACTGTGATGCAAAAGTGTTCCTCGTCTGATAAGAActttaaagggaagaaaaaaaacaacccttcaAGATTTGATTACCTGATCTCTTTGAACTTAGCAGACAAAACACTCCAAAGATTTTCTGTTAactctgtgcaaaaaaaaaaaaaaaaaaaggtttatttaaGGATGTGCATCCAAATCCCTCAGACTGGGCTGTTTAGGGACAATTATTTcccaaacaaagagaaaaaagcaaccGTGCTAACAACTCATTTTGCCACTATGTGCTCTAGGATAACTGCTTACTAATTAGTAATGATGAGAGAGGTCAGTGCAGGTAGATAAATGCCTGTGGCTTCTAGTGCGTTGTTTTTGAGCCAATCCTAGACGTAAATAACTGAGTACCCTCTATTTGCATACAACTGTGTAAATATTTCCTATGGAAACCTGAAACCACATGAAACTGGGGTGGTTTCACTTCGGAAGAAACCAGTTCTGTGCATACAAACCAGCACAAAGGCTGGATTAGAGAGCACACCACTGAGCTTACAGAGGTCTTACCTGTGAGGTGCAGCAGTCCCTTACAGCTGCGTTGTGATTTAGTTCTAAGGAATTCAATGAACTGGAGATCTCTGCTCGCAGAAGTTCTGAATGGAACATGAAAGCACTGCGCAGAATGAAGTGGTGTGCATTTGTTGTGCTTTCGTgttgattaatttttttttctcgttATAAAACCTGGTGTGGATCTGAGTCTGGTGGAAAACTGTGAGGTTGAGAAATCAAACGAATCACAGCTGATAAATGAGTTTCCAACAGACGGCCGCGGGGAATGGCAAAATAAGAATGTCGGTTTTGAACGCTTAGGTCATAACCGATGGATATTTGTTTGTTCTGATGTGGTCTTTATATAAAACATGTTGAATATCCTTCCTTGTGCGGTGCCTCTCACAGGAGTGAACGCGAAGACCCCGCACTGACTGccactgctggctgcttggCAGGAGCCCTTACGGCAGTGCCCTCGCCCAGGTTTGGCTGCCTGTCAGCCCCAATCCACGTTAAATCCGCGTCTCCTCCGTTCACGCTGACTCCAGGAGGTTGCTCTGTGCTTCGACTTTAGATAAAAGCTGCCTCACAGATTTCTGCTGCCCTTTTCCCTGCCTGAGCGTGGAGGCACCCGAGAACCGCCGTGTTGTGGTGACGAGGCGGTAGGACGCCGTAGCTGGATGGGCACTGTGTCCAGCGTTTGTCTTTATTTAGCGTTATTAATTGCCAAAGTCACCACGCAGCACCTCAAAGCACTGCCTACACCCACACAGCGCCCCGCACGGCTGTCAGGCTGCGCCGGGCTCTGTGGGGAAAGAAACTCCTTTTGGCGCTCGGGAAGGACCCCGCGTGGCCAaggcggggcggtgcggggcggggcACACCCAGCGCCTCACGTGACCGCGCGTTGTCCCGCGCGAGCCGCCGTCGCGGCAAGATGGCGGCGGACTCGAGCGACGGAGAGGAGGAGGATCTGGTGAACTACGGGACGGCgctgcagcccctgcaggaGGGTAAGGGAGCTTAGCGAGCCCGCCTGGCCTCCTCCGCCTTTCTGACCCGCGCTGTGATGACGGTGTCCGGGTGCCCCCGAGGAGCGGCCTTGCGAAGTAAAGCAGCCCGGCCCAGGGCTGGGAGCGGCGGggcctgtgctcccacagcgTGCGTGTGGGCGCCGTGCTGCTCGCGCAGGGCCCGTCTCTCGGCCTGAGTCTGTCCGTGTCTTACTTAGGCTTTCATCATAACTTCTGAGGCGTGTGCAGTTCTGTGGGCGTGTCCACGCTTGTATTCACGGTACAGACTGACCAGACCCGAGCACCTGTGTACAGCTGTGGGCGCTGAGCCTCTGCCACTTACCTGGCGTTACTGCCGGGCGTGCTGCGTGTGTGGAAAACCCTCCGGCTGCGTTTTGGAGTTGCAGGAGTTCTGTGCCACCTGGAACGTTTTTTAAGCAAGCAGCCAGCCAGTGGTGTGTGGGAGCAGTCTGTCTGATGGTAAAGAGAGGTTTTGTTGCCTGtcagggctggagagcagcagggtgCCGTGTGAAGAGGTCCTTCTTTAACCACACAGTGACAAACCGTGGTCTGGGAGTGACAGTGTCAGTGGACCAATCCTTAGAGAAACAGCAGTATTGCACATTATTTTTTGCCAAGGCAGGAACTCCTCAGTTCTCAGGAGATGGTGATGATGCTGTTATATGTCTGACTGAGATTATACAACAAGGGGATTGATTGGGCCTTGTGAGTAAGTTCATTAACAACATGTAGTAAAGTACAGTGGAATGCCTTGATCCTTCAGATGGTTCACTGTGGGCATCACTAGCTTCTCTTTAGGAATGGGATGTGTTTCAAGTATTATGTTTTGTCAATGGAATAACTGAATCTGTTGAAAATTTGTAGTAGCAGATTTTTTTACTCATATAAAAACTTCATATTAAAAAGTTGCATAGTTAACTTGTGAATCATTATGAAGGAGGATCTGGGTGGTATTTAAGGCTTTCTAGCGGTTCATGAATAGTTCTGAAGTGCCTGTGGCAAACAGTGGAAACGTTTACAGAGCAGAGGCGTTGTAAAGCAGAATGGTAATCTATTAGTCTGATTGTAGGAAAAGGAACATACTTAGAACTAGTAAGAATTTAGGATTTCCATTTGAACACTTGATGCTTTTTCTCTGTCAGCGTATGTCAACAGCATACACAAATATGTAGAGAGGAAGTAAGTGATATTGATGCTTTCTACTTCAGGGTAGGTACTATTCAGTCTTGTTCTTAATTGCAAGGGAAGAAATGGCTTCTGGACCAAGTAGATATTCTATTCTTTACGTAGTGTTATGACTTGCTTTCTGATTTATCTCATTGTAGGTGAACGAATTAAGAAGCCAGTTCCTCTTCAAGAACAGACTGTTAAAGATGCGAAGGGGCGATATCAGCGTTTTCATGGAGCATTTACTGGTGGCTTCTCTGCTGGTTACTTTAACACTGTTGGCACTAAGGAAGGTGAGATACTTCTCTGTCAGCTGGGAGGGGTTGCTTGATGACTGTAATGTCAcatcagtgaaaaagaaataaatgtcattagtcattttttcccctgctgttTGTTATTATGTAAATAATTGGAAAGGAATTTTTGGAGTTACTTAAACTTTGTTTCTCAGACTGCAGCTCTATGAATGTTCTCCTGATGTATTCTCAGGGTGCAAGGTTCAAATGTTTGAATTGTTTTCAGATGCTGTGTTGTAGTTTGCAGTCCCTTACTTTTGATGGTTTGCCTCCTTTAAAGGATGGACACCCTCAGCTTTTATATCATCCCGGCAGAAGAGAGCAGACAGAACCGTTCTTGGACCAGAAGATTTCATGGATGAGGAGgtaaatttagaaagaaatagaTCTCTTTTGGAAGTTGTTGCCAGGATTATATGTTTTTCAGGCCACGAAAAAAGAACTTAAATAGCAAAAATGAAGGTAACCTTAGAATTACTTCATGTATACCTTGTTGTACACCTAGGTTCTGTAGGATGTTTAATAGATTCACTTAGGAAGTTTGTGTAATCTCAATATTAAAAAACACCAGTACCTCAAACCTTTCATTTCCTCTTATCAGGAAATCCAAATACTTGCAAAGCTGTTTAAAATATGACCACTAAAGTTGCATAGAAATCAACTATATAAGTGTCTTGAAAAATGTTGCCAATATAAGGGTAGctccatgttttcttttctttactgttaCAGTAAGTATTCCAGGAAAAAGGATTTCTAATGTAATTTTTCTGGTTTGCCTGTCTTTTCTAGGATCTTAGTGAATTTGGGATAGCCCCGAGAGATATTACAACCACAGATGATTTTGCATCCAAAGCTAAAGacagaataaaagagaaagctaGGCAGATTGCAGGAGTAGTTGCTGCCATTCCAGGAACAAGTGCGTTTGATGATTTAATAGGACCATCAAAGTaagtaaatttaaataaaatttagcATAGCAATTCCTTTGGCATACGAGTGCACTGATAAGAGAAGCAGTGTTTGACTAGAGTAATTCATGAAAGAGGCTGCAAAATCTGCAGTGTTACCTTTTCAGAGAGGCCTCCTTGTGGATGTTTTTGTATGTGCAGACTTGTGCCAGGCACACGCTTACAAACTGATGCGGCATATGTGCAAATGTTGATGCATTCAGAATTTAATTGAAAGTAAGGTACAGAAGCATACTTTCAATTGGTTTAATTTTCTGTTAGATTTCAAGGAATGTTAGAATTGTGACttgagttttttatttttgctttcttttgttttcttcttagaaTAACAATTGGGGTTGAACTGTTGCGAAAAATGGGCTGGAAAGAAGGACAAGGAATTGGACCACGAGTCAAGAGAAAGCCACGTAGGCAGAAACCTGGTAAGTTCACTGAGGTGCCTGAACTCCGTTGTAGAAAGCTGGCATTCACACACCCATTGAGaagtttgttttaatctttccttttatttaatcTGTTTATTTAATCTTAGAGAAATTTGCTAGTGAACTTTAATTTAATACTGATGCTGTTGCATCTGTTACAGACCCTGAAGTGAAAATATATGGTTGTGCATTACCACCCGGACTGTCAGAAGGTTCTGAGGTATTATACAGGCAGAAGTTATTTGTTATCTTATTTATACATAACTTACGTGTGTTAACAccctttataaaaaaaaaaaactttttgatgtttttaagCAGTACTTTAACACACAGTTTAAAGTCTTGTTAAAGTgttcataaatatttactgtGTTTATTATGAAAAAGGTTGAATGTAAGtacatttattcttttgttaGCTGAGCAGGTGTagttcataaatattttaatatatagtTACTGAAACTTGAACTTGCCTTGTCTCATGTTAACTAGATGTTGTAAAAGCCAAATATACAgaactttgttgttgttcttacATACTTCTATTTTGCACAAGGATGAAGAGGATGAATACCAGCCAGAAAATGTGACGTTTGCACCAAAAGATGTAATGCCTGTAGATTTGACTCCAAAAGAGAACGTCCATGGACTTGGCTATAAGGGTTTGGACCCCTCACAAGCTTTGTTTGGTGCGTCTGGAAGAGAACACCTTAATCTGTTTGCAGCTGATTCTGAAGACCCAAGTAGTTTAATTGGTGATGTGAGAAAcaacagacaaagaaaattaGGTATCACAGGCCAGGTAAGATATTGTTTCAGGTATTTTATTAGTAGCGTGTTAAAATCTAAAACTTATTTAGAATGGGAGGCACCTAATCATTGTAGACTTATTGTGAGAAACCGTAAGTGTGGTGTGAAAACAGGCTTAGGAGTCTacctttttcctgttgtttaaCTTGTCCATATCTTAATATTAAACAAATCCTTATAGCTCTTAACTGCTTTCATTTGTCAgtgtttttaaagagaagtgATAGGGTAAAAATAGCTGACTGAATGATTAAATGGAGAAAATTATTGTCTTTCTTTGATTAGGGAAAGTTGATATTGGATATGATTTTAGGTTGGTTTCTTTTCAATTCTACTGAGTTCTTTCAGTGATGTTGAATCTGTCAGAgggattttacttttttctgttgtatttctaGTTCTTATGTAGAAAAGCTCTGTCAATTCATATAATTTTGAGAATTACACTTCATTAATTTTcatgccttttttccccctcaataATTTTACCTGCACTTAATCAGACTCCAAGTCTGACCTCTAGAATTGGGCTGCTGTCCTTGCCCTGTACAGACCAAACTTACTGAACTTACTGTTACTCTCTGCAAAGGAATTGAAGCAAGTAGAATATGTTTGCTTGCTCCCCCATACTCCTCATCCCCCAGTTGGGaccacttgtttttttttgtgtgaagTAGTACATTTTTCCcaatatacatatgtacattgGACATCTTACATACTGTAGATGGTAAAATACAGACGTAGATGTGTTCCAACAAGTGACTTGAAATgtaattttcacatttttgaGTTCCCATtacttttgtttgaaatatatTGTAGGCTTTTGGTGTAGGAGCTTtagaggaggaagatgatgatATTTATGCAACTGAAGCATTGTCAAAATATGATACGGTTCTAAAAGATGAAGAACCTGGAGATGGCTTGTATGGCTGGACAGCACCTAAGGAGTATAGATCCAAAAAAAGTAAGAATTGTAGTTCTTTTGAAAGAGTTAGTGtgatttgtatttaaaacataTCTACCTTTTCAAATACTTCTAGTAGATTGGTATCTCCTAGCTGTGATATCTGTAGCTTCGTCCTAGACTTGGAATATTTGTGTGTTCCAATtctggaaataattattttaatcttcCACTAATGCCAATGTGGATTAAGTGTGCAGATTACATTTTGAGAAAGGACTATATGTGCTGCTTCATGAAATACAGTATTCAATTGCACTGAAGAAAGAGATTATTATGAAGTATGGCtgcaaatatatgaaaaaatctATTTACAAGTAGTGGGTCATAgatttgcttattttcagaCAACATTTGTGAATTTTATCTTGATAATGCTTTATTAGTAGTGCAGCTTTTAAGTGCATGGAATACTTCAGTGATTTCTAAAGTAACTTCTGATGTTTGCTGTGTGCAGTTAATGGCACTTACGGTGTTAGATGTGCATGTAATGGTACCGTTGTCTTGCTTGTAGCCACACTCAATTATGTTCCGTAAAATGTTcttcaaaatgtaaaatattcaagaaaaaagtgtttttacaAAACGTATGTTTTAAATATTGCCCAGctctgtgattatttttgtaGGGTCTGAAACAGAAGTTAAATACATAGGCAAAATCTTGGATGGCTTTTCCTTGGCATCAAAGCCATCAGCTCCAAACAAGGTAAGCAGATAATGACGTTTTTGCAGTAAGAATAACATTCAAAGCAAAGTTGATGTGTGAAATGTATGGATTTTACTGTGGCGTAATACTTTTTTATGTTCTTCAAAATGAAAGTTCTAATAAGCATTAAAGATTGACTAAGCGAAAAAGTCAAACTACTGGATGAATTTAAACTGTGCCCATGTTCAGGCTTTGAACAAATACATTCACTGTTACTTTGCGTGAAGTTGGAAGAATAATTTGATTTAACTTCGCAATAAAAAATGCACATCTGCTTTTACATCTTTCAGATGTAACATCCAGTTTTCTGTAAAAATCGGGCCCCATGCTTTGTCTCCTTCACTGTTTTTGTGACAAGCTAGTTTGTCAGCCTGATTCTTTGCTTAGCATCTTCTATGCCATGAGTGTTTCCGTAAATTAGAGTGGTCATCAGAGCTGTGCGCCGTGGTCCTTCTGCTAatgcagaaaggagaaacatttGCATGATATATAAAACTGCGTTCTGTAAGAGGCAGTGGTGTAATCTTTGAATTTGTAGCTTGCATGAAGAACGGAGAAAAAGGGCTGATGAAAGACATGAAAATACATTAAGCAGAGAAGTACTCAACAGTTTAATTAATTGACTAAATCATACGtgacttctgttttaaaaaatgtaatcagGAGCACGTATTCTCAAACAAAGCAATGCATTAGTAAGACTGCTTAACTTTTGCTCTGCCTGGTGTGTGTTTTCCTATTTTGCATAACTAATATGTACTGACAACAAAACAATTTGTTCCAAAAGTTTGTAAGAGGCACAAAACAGTGCCTCTTACTGATTCAGTCCAAAGAATGCGGTATCTCTTTCTACTGTTACTTGTAAATTGAGGCGTTTTTAGATTGAGGTTACATTTCTCTATCCCAGATCTAAAAGTTTAATACCAAGTTGTATCTTGCTCTTGTGGTTGtgttgtttagttttgtttttttccacttctctgtCAAGATTTATCTGCCACCTGATCTGCCACGAAATTACAGACCAGTCCATTACTTTCGGCCTGTAATAGCAGCTGGGAGTGAAAACTGCCATTTACAAAAGGTGTTAGAAGAATCAACTGGAAAACTGGGGAGTGACACTGCACAAGGCAGGCATGCACTGAACGCATCTCAGAGGAGGGAACAACTAGGAGAGACTGTTCTAAAAGGTATTGATAGATACCATGGTGCCTTTCCTTGTTCTTCAGGTCCACAATTTGTTTATATGGCAGTAAATATTTGGTCCAGACTTGAACGTTTTTAAAGTAACTTGTACATTTTACTTGTGTTTTTAtatacaataataaaaataatgaagtaataTAAATATGTGCAAATAGCCTAAAAGATGCAGTAGTGACCAGTAGTTTCCACCTGCCATTTCTGCCATTGTATTGTGTGTTGTTGCGGAAGAACGTTTGTTCTGCATATACGTAGGTTTCTTACTTCACTGAAGTGTCAGAAATAGTTGaactaatttttcattttcacttagCTCTCACTTCTACTTTGGTCATAGGTCCAGCTCCTTCTGTTTTAGAATACCTATCcgagaaagacagagaaagactCAAAGAAGTAAAGCAAGCAACTGAacaacaaatgaaagcaaaaatgttgCCTCAGCAGCCCCGGAATAGCAGATTCCAGCCAGCGTCCCCAAATGATGCTTCTCAAAAATGGCAAATGTTGCTGGGGGGACAGTTAGCAAATGCTGGTTCTAGTGACTTCAAACCATTTGCAAGAgatccagaaaaacaaaaaagatacgAAAGTTTTGTGAAAAGCCttaaacaaggagaaaaaggtaaataaagagagaaatcctgacatttttagttttctctgaaggagtattttttgtttttgtttgctctatgttttaattatttgatGAAGCTTTGAATTTAAACACctattaaataaatgaagtattaaaaaacagcaagtaAAGAGTCAGCATTACAAgtaaaattgtttaaaatatctATCTTGCATTTGGCAAATGCTGTCATTCTTGCTGTTGTGAAAAACTGCCTCTACTTGTCAAGGAATAATACATTTGAGTTAGTGCTATCCTTAAAGTAAATATTCATGATATACTTGCAGGGTTGattgcccttttttttcttttttttttttcttgaaaagcatCAAACTTAGATAAGGTTTAATCTCtaagtatttatttccttaacTTACAGTAGATACGTTGGAGCGTTACTTAGACCCAAGTATGACTGAATGGGAACGAGGAAGAGAGCAAGAGGAATTCTTCCGTGCAGCGATGTTCTACAAGTCCTCCAACTCAGTGCTGGCATCCAGGTTTACCCGGGCCAAATATGAAGATGATGTTGACAAAGTTGAAGTTCCTCGGGACCAGGAGGTATATATTGTCACAGTATTTTAGTACTTTGAGACTACATTTATTGCCTTAACACTGCTtgacaaaagtatttttctttaaaactcttTTGTAGTTACATCAGTAATGCTTTGTTGCCTGTTAAGTAAACCTTTGAAAAGACTTAACGCATGTAAAGCAGTGATCTGTTAAACTACGCTGAAGTGTTTATCTGTCGTGTTGTTACTGTTGTCATACTAATAGTTAATTCACTAAGTTGTTAGTTGTATAGCAGACCATGTTTGACTTTTTCAGAATGATATTGATGATAAGGAATCTGCTGTGAAGATGAAGATGTTTGGCAAACTCACAAGAGACAAGTTTGAATGGCACCCTGAAAAGCTGTTGTGCAAAAGATTTAATGTTCCTGATCCATATCCCGAGTAAGATGATTAATTTAGAAGTTCTTAAATTATTGAACACTTCTTGGAAATTCTGAGTTTTCATATTCTTGTGGAAAAAATCTCgcttgatgttttctttttgtattgtAATAGATGTATTATAGAATCTCCTAATGTTTTAGTTGGCCTCATAAAGCATAGTGAAATAACTTCTCACAAAATAATGTTCATTTTAAGTACTATTATGGTTTGTTGTAGCTAATTTGTGCGTAGAAGACAGTAAtcaaaaacatctttatttcCCTGCAGGTCTTCCATCGTTGGTTTACCAAAAGTGAAGAGAGACAAgtattctgtatttaatttcttaacTCTGTCAGAGCCTACTACATCTGGAACacaagaaacaaatgaaagaaaacaagagggTAACAGTGTGAGCAGTAAGTCAGGTGGTTTTTTAATCACGTAGCTATGAAGTAATGGTATATAGAAAATGGTTGTCTTTGTTATGGGGAATGAATCCATCACCAGCCATCCggtggtgtcttttttttcatgaaagaaaaacaggtataaaaattgaaaataatgaatacaTTCCATACATTCAATTCAGACATAAAAACTAAAGTCAGTGAGATGATGCTAATTTATTCTACCTGGGTAGACCTTTATAGGTCAGATATTCGTTAGAAAGTTAGAAAAGTTATCAAACCAGGGTGAAGAAGCAGACTAAATTAAAATCAAGTAGGTCATGAAATGCAGTAGAATTTGACATGAGAGAGATTTGAATGTTTGGAACTTTTTTAGAACCAAAGAAACCTTCAAGATGGGACATATCAgataaagagaaggagaaaaaagattcTATCAGTGAATTCATTAGTCTTGCCAGATCAAAAGCTGATCTTCTGCAAAAGCCCCCTGTGCCAACAACAGAAGAAAGTGGAACAAAGGCAACTGAAACACTTCCCAGTGAGGTGGGTTCTTAGTGATGTTGGAATATAAAGGAGAATGACTGTAAACCTTGGAAATAATGTTGTGTACTGTATGAATTGGTTTAATAAAGATTAGTTTGCCAAAGGGCCAACTCGGgataagcaaaaagaaagtgaGATTGCTTTTGAAAGAATTTTGAGGTTATAACTCTGAGATGTAAAATTTTCGAACTTTCACAGTTCACAAGGGCAGTAAGTATGACTATACTTGAAGTAGCAGCTTAAGGACAGATAAAATGTCCCTCACAGTGTGGGAGTTAAGTTCAGTACCTTGCACCTACTTTGCTCACACGCACAGTATATATgtatcttttctgctttgaggAGGAGGATGCACACTTTGTAGGGATaggtaatgttttctttttgaataaaTTTACTCTGGTGTGTAAGTGGTATTTGAAGTAATGACTAAGAATTTGTAATAATTTGGGATCTGTTTTCAATTGTGCATGGAGCACAAATTTCAGTACT
The sequence above is drawn from the Gallus gallus isolate bGalGal1 chromosome 11, bGalGal1.mat.broiler.GRCg7b, whole genome shotgun sequence genome and encodes:
- the GPATCH1 gene encoding G patch domain-containing protein 1, with the protein product MAADSSDGEEEDLVNYGTALQPLQEGERIKKPVPLQEQTVKDAKGRYQRFHGAFTGGFSAGYFNTVGTKEGWTPSAFISSRQKRADRTVLGPEDFMDEEDLSEFGIAPRDITTTDDFASKAKDRIKEKARQIAGVVAAIPGTSAFDDLIGPSKITIGVELLRKMGWKEGQGIGPRVKRKPRRQKPDPEVKIYGCALPPGLSEGSEDEEDEYQPENVTFAPKDVMPVDLTPKENVHGLGYKGLDPSQALFGASGREHLNLFAADSEDPSSLIGDVRNNRQRKLGITGQAFGVGALEEEDDDIYATEALSKYDTVLKDEEPGDGLYGWTAPKEYRSKKRSETEVKYIGKILDGFSLASKPSAPNKIYLPPDLPRNYRPVHYFRPVIAAGSENCHLQKVLEESTGKLGSDTAQGRHALNASQRREQLGETVLKGPAPSVLEYLSEKDRERLKEVKQATEQQMKAKMLPQQPRNSRFQPASPNDASQKWQMLLGGQLANAGSSDFKPFARDPEKQKRYESFVKSLKQGEKVDTLERYLDPSMTEWERGREQEEFFRAAMFYKSSNSVLASRFTRAKYEDDVDKVEVPRDQENDIDDKESAVKMKMFGKLTRDKFEWHPEKLLCKRFNVPDPYPESSIVGLPKVKRDKYSVFNFLTLSEPTTSGTQETNERKQEGNSVSKPKKPSRWDISDKEKEKKDSISEFISLARSKADLLQKPPVPTTEESGTKATETLPSEVTSEDKDQEEEEESRPPMDLFKAIFVSSSDEKSSSEEESDEEQQPATSVVDSETTKQAGLPDSSSSNIQDKVAIKAEPGVSSSATSKQEQNDAEEFGPKLPPSFSSGSTWQQETAVPASSPGPSRKEKHKKNREKHRTKRDHKHKKEKKKKHRKHKTKGKHKNKKSEKDSSSDTTDSSDSLSDTDATNLSPKELLRRLKQLQY